Proteins from a genomic interval of Paenibacillus sp. FSL R5-0623:
- a CDS encoding ring-cleaving dioxygenase, with amino-acid sequence MQIKGLHHVSALTAHADQNYRFYTNIMGLRLIKKTVNQDDVSVYHLFYGDEKGNPGTELTFFEIPMAGQTREGVNSISGTSLRVPSDAALTYWQQRFDEFEVPHGEIVERGGRATLSFTDFEGQRLILVSDENNTGVAGGKPWDQSPVPAEYGIVGLGPIHLTVKDASLTAPVLTELLGFRAKGSYPAFTPGQPDVLVFESGEGGSGSEVHVEERNDLAQERPGRGSVHHVAFRVDNEEELKQWVERVRNFQFPNSGFVDRFYFRSLYFREANGILFELATDGPGFDTDEELEHLGESLALPPFLEDRRAEIEANLKPLDTVIR; translated from the coding sequence ATGCAAATCAAAGGACTTCACCACGTATCAGCTCTAACAGCACATGCTGATCAGAACTATCGTTTCTACACCAACATCATGGGTCTGCGCCTCATCAAAAAAACAGTCAACCAAGACGACGTGTCCGTCTACCATCTCTTCTATGGCGATGAGAAAGGTAATCCGGGTACCGAACTTACCTTCTTCGAGATTCCGATGGCCGGACAGACTCGTGAAGGCGTGAACAGCATCTCTGGAACGTCACTGCGCGTTCCAAGTGATGCGGCACTGACTTACTGGCAGCAACGTTTTGACGAATTCGAAGTGCCACATGGAGAGATTGTTGAACGGGGTGGTCGTGCCACGCTTTCGTTCACAGACTTTGAAGGACAACGTCTGATTCTGGTCTCGGATGAAAATAATACAGGTGTCGCTGGTGGTAAACCATGGGATCAGAGCCCCGTGCCTGCCGAGTATGGCATTGTAGGCCTTGGCCCTATACATCTTACGGTAAAAGACGCTTCCCTTACTGCTCCAGTTCTTACCGAACTGCTCGGTTTCAGAGCTAAAGGAAGTTACCCCGCCTTTACTCCAGGTCAACCTGATGTACTCGTTTTTGAATCCGGCGAAGGTGGTAGCGGCTCCGAGGTGCATGTTGAGGAACGGAATGACCTTGCCCAAGAACGTCCTGGACGTGGCAGCGTACACCATGTCGCGTTCCGTGTGGATAACGAAGAAGAACTCAAACAATGGGTGGAACGGGTTCGTAACTTCCAATTCCCTAACTCCGGTTTTGTAGATCGCTTCTACTTCCGCTCCCTGTATTTCCGTGAAGCAAACGGTATTCTGTTCGAACTTGCAACCGATGGTCCGGGATTTGATACAGACGAAGAATTGGAGCATCTGGGAGAATCGCTTGCCTTGCCTCCATTCCTTGAAGATCGCCGCGCCGAGATTGAAGCCAATCTCAAACCGCTGGATACCGTCATTCGTTAA
- a CDS encoding TIGR02206 family membrane protein: MAYPPWLDPYDAEPFILFSTSHIVSISVITAWIVLIFLLRHHLRSWSERARRILRIVLACIMFACEIVLQLWYVYGGIWSLQTSLPLELCSLSLLLSALLLLTRSRLLHSALLFAGIAGALMAILTPNLGYGYAHFRFIQFFVAHACIILALLYMTWVEQLRPSWRSVAGSMIFVNVAALIVYVIDVILDTNYMFLRHKPSTPSVLDMLGPYPMYILGEEILALVLFSLMYILLFAIPDRLKHRVKKGKSSTL; the protein is encoded by the coding sequence ATGGCGTATCCACCATGGCTGGACCCTTATGATGCAGAGCCGTTTATCCTGTTCTCCACTTCACATATCGTTTCGATTAGCGTAATTACAGCATGGATTGTACTGATATTTTTGCTAAGGCACCATCTTCGATCATGGTCAGAGAGGGCACGCCGCATACTGCGAATTGTTCTGGCATGTATCATGTTTGCCTGCGAAATCGTGCTGCAACTCTGGTATGTGTACGGAGGGATATGGAGCCTGCAGACATCACTGCCACTCGAACTATGCAGTCTGTCTCTGCTATTATCGGCGTTGTTACTACTGACACGCAGTCGACTGTTACATTCTGCACTGCTGTTTGCAGGCATTGCTGGAGCCCTTATGGCGATCCTGACTCCTAATTTGGGTTATGGTTATGCTCATTTTCGATTCATTCAATTTTTCGTTGCTCATGCCTGCATCATTCTGGCTTTACTCTACATGACCTGGGTGGAACAGCTGCGACCTAGCTGGAGATCTGTAGCAGGTTCGATGATATTTGTGAATGTGGCAGCATTAATCGTATACGTTATAGATGTTATACTTGACACGAATTATATGTTTTTGAGACACAAGCCGAGTACACCCTCGGTGCTTGATATGTTAGGTCCGTATCCCATGTACATCCTTGGGGAAGAGATACTTGCGCTAGTTTTGTTCTCGCTGATGTACATTTTGCTCTTTGCCATTCCAGATCGGTTGAAACATCGTGTGAAAAAAGGTAAAAGCTCCACGTTATAG
- a CDS encoding SDR family NAD(P)-dependent oxidoreductase, with protein sequence MTEQRLEGKVAIVTGGGSGIGQATAIRFAEHGAKVYMLDRTPENAEETKQTIEKAGGEAYVIECDISKPDNVQKAINQAAAEAGKLDIIFANAGINGTMAPIETMEIEDWDQTMEINMRGTFATVKYAIPHLKEHGGSIIITSSINGNRVFSGIGFSAYASSKAGQTAFTKMAALELARYKIRVNAVCPGAIDTNIDDNTYPSDDLKEVQIPVEFPEGHEHPLKGEPGTSKQVANLVLFLASDEASHVTGTRIYVDGAESLLRG encoded by the coding sequence ATGACAGAACAACGTTTGGAAGGCAAAGTCGCGATTGTAACCGGAGGTGGATCCGGTATTGGTCAGGCTACTGCTATTCGATTCGCCGAACATGGGGCCAAAGTGTACATGCTGGATCGCACACCCGAAAATGCGGAGGAAACCAAGCAGACGATTGAAAAGGCTGGCGGAGAAGCGTATGTGATCGAATGTGATATCTCCAAACCGGATAATGTGCAGAAGGCGATCAATCAGGCTGCCGCTGAAGCGGGTAAACTGGATATCATATTTGCAAATGCAGGCATTAACGGAACGATGGCTCCGATTGAAACGATGGAAATCGAGGACTGGGACCAGACGATGGAGATCAATATGCGCGGAACCTTCGCAACCGTCAAATATGCCATCCCCCATCTGAAAGAACATGGCGGCAGCATCATTATTACCAGTTCCATCAACGGTAACCGGGTCTTCTCAGGGATCGGTTTCTCTGCATACGCTTCCAGCAAAGCGGGACAAACTGCGTTTACCAAGATGGCCGCACTGGAGCTGGCTCGTTATAAGATCCGTGTTAACGCTGTCTGCCCAGGAGCCATTGATACCAACATTGATGATAACACCTACCCGTCCGATGATCTGAAAGAAGTACAGATTCCTGTTGAATTCCCTGAGGGTCATGAACATCCGCTCAAGGGCGAACCTGGAACGTCGAAGCAAGTGGCTAACCTCGTTCTGTTCCTCGCTTCCGATGAAGCCTCTCATGTTACAGGTACACGAATCTATGTGGATGGTGCGGAATCTCTGCTCCGTGGATAA
- a CDS encoding YqkE family protein produces MAKSKKRTPAPKAAVAQDKPTTLKDLLSSDVLEKLKAQADEAKAAEAAIKEQERQQAEEARQAEQKRRDNDFEYLLNNSAMDWKKHK; encoded by the coding sequence ATGGCAAAATCCAAAAAACGCACTCCTGCTCCCAAAGCAGCAGTAGCACAGGATAAACCCACAACACTGAAGGATTTGCTTAGCAGTGATGTGCTGGAGAAGCTGAAAGCTCAGGCGGATGAGGCAAAGGCTGCTGAGGCAGCAATTAAAGAGCAGGAACGTCAGCAAGCAGAAGAAGCTCGCCAAGCGGAGCAGAAGCGCCGGGATAACGACTTTGAATATTTGCTCAATAACAGTGCAATGGACTGGAAGAAACATAAGTAA
- a CDS encoding peptidylprolyl isomerase codes for MSLRWKKTTAVSLVLAMLLIVISGCGRPATSAEQAPVPAAPEGPNPVATIEMQDGQKIVIELYPEIAPNTVYNFISLANKGFYDGLIFHRVIPGFMVQSGDPNGNGSGGPGYTIKGEFTSNGHKNHLNHTRGVISMARKDGDLDSAGSQFFIMLADADHLDNAYASFGKVTEGMEVVDSIAAQEIGEGDKPVTDQVMKKVTVDTHGLEYPEPVKMP; via the coding sequence ATGTCTTTACGGTGGAAAAAAACAACCGCAGTATCGCTCGTTCTTGCGATGCTGCTTATCGTCATTAGTGGTTGCGGACGCCCTGCAACCAGTGCCGAGCAAGCGCCAGTCCCGGCCGCACCTGAAGGTCCAAACCCGGTGGCTACCATTGAGATGCAGGATGGTCAAAAGATCGTTATTGAGCTCTATCCCGAGATTGCGCCAAACACGGTGTATAATTTCATCTCCCTTGCGAATAAAGGGTTCTATGACGGCCTGATCTTTCACCGGGTCATTCCGGGCTTTATGGTTCAAAGTGGTGACCCAAATGGTAACGGTTCGGGCGGCCCGGGATACACGATTAAGGGCGAATTTACATCCAACGGTCACAAAAACCACCTGAATCATACTCGCGGAGTTATTTCCATGGCACGAAAAGATGGAGATCTGGATTCCGCAGGCTCCCAATTCTTCATCATGTTAGCTGACGCGGATCATTTGGATAATGCCTATGCTTCCTTTGGTAAAGTAACCGAAGGTATGGAAGTTGTTGATAGTATTGCTGCTCAGGAAATAGGTGAAGGTGACAAACCCGTTACGGATCAAGTTATGAAAAAAGTTACGGTAGATACACATGGCCTGGAATATCCAGAGCCGGTAAAAATGCCTTAA
- a CDS encoding MFS transporter, protein MNFSWKRNLVILWIGVFFCSTAYSISIPFLPLFLSADLGVRDHLELWSGLAFGITFLASALVSPFWGSLADKYGRKPMLIRSGYSLAVLYLINYFVQDPYSLIVVRLFQGLLAGFVPAAIALVGTNTPEEKTGYALGIMSTAGATGGIIGPLIGGVVSHYYGNRNAFLFSAIVVLVSAIIATFWVKEENFNRNKARSHVMDDIREARANRLFMTVLGMMGICTFSVMILEPLLTVYVMEMGVQPDRASLSSGIIFSAVGVATVIMAPRWGKIGSRIGYGKVLIIGLVGGAVGNLLQFFTTGYIAFGILRFVYGLFFAAVFPAINAMIVQATASSFRGRAFSLNQSAAQIGTMAGPIIGGVLGGWLPIRWIFIINGVALIITAIVAKWSGLDHKLPVASKVSAKR, encoded by the coding sequence ATGAACTTCTCGTGGAAGCGCAATCTGGTCATATTGTGGATTGGTGTATTTTTTTGCAGCACCGCGTATTCGATCTCGATTCCATTCCTGCCCCTGTTTCTAAGTGCTGACTTGGGGGTTCGTGATCACCTGGAGTTATGGTCAGGACTGGCATTTGGCATTACGTTTCTCGCGAGTGCACTCGTGTCTCCGTTCTGGGGATCACTGGCTGACAAATACGGACGCAAGCCCATGCTGATCCGGTCGGGATACAGCCTTGCCGTCTTGTATTTAATCAATTATTTCGTGCAGGACCCGTATTCGCTGATTGTTGTTCGATTGTTTCAGGGTCTGCTTGCAGGGTTTGTTCCAGCAGCGATTGCCCTGGTAGGCACGAATACACCTGAAGAGAAGACGGGTTATGCACTTGGTATTATGTCCACTGCAGGAGCGACTGGTGGTATTATCGGACCGTTAATTGGTGGCGTGGTGAGTCATTATTATGGGAACCGGAATGCATTTTTGTTTTCGGCTATTGTTGTGTTAGTCTCAGCAATCATCGCAACCTTCTGGGTAAAAGAAGAGAACTTCAACCGGAACAAAGCTCGTTCTCACGTCATGGATGACATTCGTGAAGCGAGAGCGAATCGTTTGTTTATGACAGTGCTTGGCATGATGGGGATATGTACATTCTCCGTCATGATTCTGGAGCCACTATTGACGGTCTATGTAATGGAGATGGGCGTTCAGCCGGATCGTGCCTCACTCAGCTCGGGTATTATTTTCTCAGCGGTGGGGGTAGCAACAGTTATTATGGCGCCGCGATGGGGCAAGATTGGTTCAAGGATTGGATACGGTAAAGTGTTGATCATTGGACTGGTTGGTGGGGCTGTAGGGAATCTTCTGCAGTTCTTTACAACAGGTTATATAGCATTCGGTATTTTACGCTTTGTGTATGGTTTATTCTTTGCGGCTGTATTTCCGGCAATTAACGCCATGATTGTGCAGGCTACCGCATCGAGTTTCCGGGGCAGGGCTTTTAGTCTGAATCAATCCGCGGCCCAGATCGGGACGATGGCGGGACCGATTATTGGTGGTGTACTTGGGGGCTGGCTGCCGATACGCTGGATATTTATTATTAATGGAGTGGCATTGATCATCACTGCGATTGTAGCGAAGTGGTCAGGCTTGGATCACAAACTGCCCGTGGCAAGTAAGGTTTCCGCTAAGCGATGA
- a CDS encoding HAMP domain-containing sensor histidine kinase, which yields MKNVPKAIVILWMSVLIILGMPHGIVFATTGVVQQPVSITGWEVKWGNVDDQGFISEVKGADEIWEKQGSDKLEYSNTDRSNSLWTRLTIPELSEESSAIRFENIKGNHIVVYLEDRKVYENYHYNYDNNAVLLPLSSENSGDTLYVWSQNEKGRLGIQGTVQVGPYAALQEKYIHNGLIDVILGATFVFTAITMLSCTFFLGKFHKGLWISLCIVMGSIGTMIITYSQFLYTFYQVYGDLYSVVFDLAMLLGMPALCYFFEQIIGPGLHGIFTKLRKILFIYSVIAVFSLFIYVTSGGQWEILYNLLVQRVVGIVLVILLTILLVGTIAKALQRNREAMLLATGFGTFALISVAELLWYYQRSGTYHLLWWKWSMVAFVISLIAILGSRFAEKHTKVLEYSKELELFNNELQRSEKMEIISELAASVAHEVRNPLQVTRGFLQLMTEQEDNKNKGYVRIALEELDRASGIITDFLTFAKPEFDHIISLNISDEFNHIEGILVPMANLEGGKITTDIPPDLYIRGNSSKFKQAFINIIKNSIEALQGQGQIDIWAYKQDGMIKVHVRDNGEGMDEEALSRLGEPYFSNKIKGTGLGMMVTFRIVEAMQGQISFTSTKGVGTEAVVSFAEFVD from the coding sequence ATGAAAAATGTGCCCAAAGCTATCGTCATCTTATGGATGAGTGTATTGATTATTCTAGGCATGCCACATGGGATAGTCTTTGCAACTACAGGAGTGGTTCAGCAACCTGTATCCATCACAGGATGGGAAGTAAAATGGGGGAACGTCGACGATCAAGGGTTCATCAGTGAGGTTAAGGGAGCAGACGAGATATGGGAAAAACAGGGCAGCGATAAGTTAGAGTATAGCAATACGGATCGATCGAATTCTTTATGGACTCGCCTGACCATTCCTGAGTTGAGTGAGGAAAGTTCAGCCATTCGATTTGAGAACATTAAAGGCAATCATATTGTAGTTTATCTGGAAGACCGCAAAGTCTACGAGAACTACCATTACAATTATGATAATAATGCTGTGTTGCTGCCCTTATCCAGCGAAAATTCAGGTGACACGCTCTATGTATGGTCGCAAAATGAAAAAGGCCGTCTGGGGATACAAGGTACTGTTCAGGTTGGACCTTATGCCGCGTTACAGGAGAAATATATTCATAATGGACTTATTGATGTAATTTTGGGCGCGACCTTTGTCTTCACAGCGATTACGATGCTGAGTTGTACGTTCTTTCTTGGCAAATTCCATAAGGGATTATGGATCTCGCTATGCATCGTGATGGGTTCCATCGGCACGATGATCATCACGTACTCGCAATTTTTGTATACGTTCTATCAGGTATATGGTGACCTGTATTCCGTAGTATTTGATCTGGCGATGCTGCTGGGTATGCCAGCGCTATGTTATTTTTTTGAACAGATTATCGGGCCAGGACTGCATGGAATCTTCACCAAACTGCGAAAAATACTATTCATATATTCAGTTATCGCTGTGTTCTCTTTATTTATCTATGTTACTTCAGGTGGGCAATGGGAGATCCTCTACAATCTACTCGTACAGCGTGTGGTTGGTATTGTGCTGGTCATTCTGCTAACAATCCTGTTGGTTGGTACCATCGCCAAAGCGCTGCAACGAAATCGGGAAGCTATGCTGCTTGCGACAGGATTTGGTACATTTGCCTTGATCAGTGTGGCTGAACTGTTGTGGTATTATCAGCGGAGTGGGACGTATCATCTGTTATGGTGGAAATGGTCCATGGTTGCATTTGTGATCTCGTTGATTGCCATTCTCGGAAGCCGTTTTGCCGAAAAACATACTAAAGTTCTAGAGTATTCCAAGGAACTGGAGTTGTTCAACAATGAGTTGCAGCGATCCGAAAAGATGGAGATTATTAGCGAACTGGCTGCTTCCGTTGCCCATGAAGTACGTAATCCACTTCAGGTGACAAGAGGCTTCCTGCAACTTATGACGGAACAGGAAGACAACAAAAATAAGGGGTATGTGCGAATTGCACTGGAAGAACTTGATCGGGCTTCGGGCATCATAACGGATTTTCTTACCTTTGCCAAACCTGAGTTTGACCATATTATCTCGCTCAATATCTCGGATGAGTTCAATCATATTGAAGGCATTCTTGTACCGATGGCTAATCTGGAAGGTGGTAAAATCACCACTGACATTCCGCCAGATCTATATATTCGAGGCAATTCCTCGAAGTTCAAGCAGGCTTTTATCAATATTATCAAGAACAGTATTGAAGCTCTGCAGGGACAAGGTCAGATTGATATCTGGGCGTACAAGCAGGATGGAATGATTAAGGTGCATGTCAGGGATAACGGAGAAGGAATGGATGAGGAAGCACTCTCCCGGTTGGGCGAGCCTTATTTCTCCAATAAAATCAAAGGCACAGGCCTGGGCATGATGGTGACATTCCGAATTGTTGAAGCGATGCAAGGACAGATCAGCTTTACAAGCACCAAAGGGGTAGGAACAGAAGCGGTTGTATCTTTTGCCGAGTTCGTCGATTGA
- a CDS encoding NHLP leader peptide family RiPP precursor gives MMVSEKTLHEDIIEKAWTDEHFRQQLHSNPKQALREAFGIVIPEHIQVRTVEEQQNDYVLVIPPNPSKVNYDVNCGPWRS, from the coding sequence ATGATGGTATCAGAGAAAACGTTGCATGAGGATATTATTGAAAAGGCTTGGACTGACGAGCACTTCAGACAACAATTGCACTCCAATCCGAAGCAGGCGCTTCGTGAAGCGTTCGGCATCGTAATTCCGGAGCACATTCAGGTACGTACTGTTGAGGAGCAGCAGAATGACTATGTGCTTGTCATACCTCCCAATCCTTCCAAAGTAAATTATGATGTGAATTGCGGACCTTGGAGAAGTTAA
- a CDS encoding acyltransferase — translation MKKPRIAEWTELRGIAFLAIVMQHSIAEYIYRADIEQPDSIMLTMIYHLTRFGTPTFVFLSGVLLFYHHRNTKPEYPRFIRKRFGDIYMPFVVWTLIYWLAVRIFTPAFWRAGIPDLRSLVRELFVPQTGYHLWFVIMVFQFYILFPLFWTGAKAIQRRIQNASRFTPMQVIMGLILFAAALYALLMQWSYYNMGGWTESMSEPWSTLLQYRSYSWAMYWFYFLLGAVCAWSVDSWRSWTTKVLPWTICLFIGMYIWLGYDVLRGSGDVVNLNISTYLKPTTFLIIMAQMFMIYGFLVLMQGKDTRFQRLLAWIGRYSFGGYLVHALVIYAIAYITRPLQLSGWHLPVTLLSFLVTVGIALAISWALSKLPGSRFTVGLIRKPRLTSHSSAAMDKINSPERTPSLSPTRSPGTSEPF, via the coding sequence GTGAAAAAACCGCGAATAGCGGAATGGACCGAACTGCGGGGCATTGCCTTTCTGGCAATCGTCATGCAGCATAGTATCGCTGAGTATATCTATCGCGCCGATATTGAACAACCGGATTCCATTATGCTGACCATGATTTATCATCTGACCCGATTTGGTACGCCAACGTTTGTATTTTTATCGGGTGTACTGTTGTTTTACCATCACCGTAACACCAAACCGGAATATCCTCGCTTCATTCGAAAGCGATTTGGCGATATCTATATGCCGTTTGTCGTATGGACACTCATCTATTGGCTTGCTGTCCGTATCTTCACCCCCGCGTTCTGGCGTGCAGGCATACCCGATTTGCGCAGTCTTGTTCGTGAACTCTTTGTACCACAGACGGGATATCATCTCTGGTTTGTCATTATGGTGTTTCAGTTCTATATTCTGTTCCCCCTGTTCTGGACAGGAGCAAAAGCCATTCAAAGACGTATCCAGAACGCCTCACGTTTCACGCCCATGCAAGTCATTATGGGGCTAATTCTCTTTGCAGCAGCACTATATGCTCTGCTTATGCAATGGTCCTACTATAATATGGGTGGTTGGACAGAATCCATGTCTGAGCCTTGGTCAACGTTGCTGCAATATCGCTCCTATTCATGGGCTATGTACTGGTTCTACTTTTTACTGGGTGCCGTATGTGCCTGGTCAGTGGATAGCTGGAGGAGTTGGACCACCAAGGTGCTGCCATGGACGATCTGTCTGTTCATAGGGATGTATATTTGGCTTGGATACGATGTGCTGCGTGGGTCCGGGGATGTTGTTAATCTGAATATCTCGACCTATCTGAAACCAACCACATTTCTGATCATCATGGCTCAGATGTTTATGATATATGGTTTCCTTGTACTGATGCAGGGCAAAGATACACGGTTTCAGCGCCTGTTAGCCTGGATTGGCCGCTATTCATTTGGTGGATATCTGGTTCATGCACTGGTGATCTACGCGATCGCTTATATAACCAGACCGCTTCAACTCAGTGGATGGCATCTGCCTGTAACGTTGCTATCATTCCTTGTAACCGTTGGTATTGCTCTTGCAATCAGTTGGGCGCTGTCCAAGCTTCCTGGCTCCCGCTTCACCGTAGGGTTAATACGCAAACCACGTTTAACCTCCCATTCATCAGCTGCTATGGACAAAATAAATTCACCTGAGCGAACTCCGTCACTCAGCCCAACTCGCAGTCCGGGAACGAGTGAGCCGTTTTAA
- a CDS encoding LCP family protein: protein MLKKWLWGTALTLALAVTGVIVYYGYSIVHFANSISTASGTSSNSSSSDTDSDSDTPTTTIPRWEGQERVNILLLGGDSRGDDSGRSDSVMVASIDPVTKKAHLFSVLRDTYVAIPGHGKSRLNAAFSYGGAELTKQTVSDLLGIPIQHYVYTDFTGFMALVDAVGGIEIDVEKDMYYTSKADKHMYDIDLKKGLQHMDGKTALQYVRFRHDATSDFTRTERQRIFMTELAKKMQSTTSLFKIPDILEAIAPYIETDLSPTQMLKLASLGFDIHVNDIDQQQIPPNKLLTNELVGSAQVLGVDVTKLQSYIQKRFEEDAASSETPSSEEEN, encoded by the coding sequence ATGCTTAAAAAATGGTTATGGGGTACAGCCCTGACCTTGGCACTTGCAGTTACAGGTGTCATTGTCTATTACGGATATTCGATTGTTCATTTTGCCAATAGCATCTCCACTGCTTCCGGGACTTCATCCAACTCGTCCTCTTCCGACACAGACAGCGATTCAGACACACCAACGACAACGATTCCAAGATGGGAGGGCCAGGAACGGGTGAACATTCTGCTCCTTGGTGGAGACTCAAGAGGAGATGATTCAGGACGCTCAGACTCGGTCATGGTCGCTTCCATTGATCCGGTCACCAAAAAAGCCCATCTATTCTCCGTACTGCGAGATACCTATGTCGCCATTCCCGGGCATGGCAAAAGCAGACTTAATGCAGCCTTTTCCTACGGGGGTGCGGAGTTGACCAAACAAACCGTAAGTGATCTGCTCGGTATTCCCATCCAGCATTATGTCTACACAGACTTTACAGGTTTCATGGCACTTGTTGATGCGGTAGGCGGTATTGAGATCGATGTGGAGAAAGACATGTATTACACCAGTAAAGCAGATAAACATATGTACGACATTGACTTAAAAAAAGGATTGCAACATATGGACGGCAAGACCGCCCTGCAATATGTTCGGTTCCGGCATGATGCCACCTCGGATTTTACGCGCACCGAACGGCAGCGGATCTTCATGACCGAGCTGGCCAAGAAAATGCAGAGCACTACGTCACTTTTCAAAATCCCGGATATCCTGGAAGCGATCGCTCCCTATATTGAGACAGACCTCAGTCCAACCCAGATGTTAAAACTCGCATCACTTGGCTTCGATATCCATGTGAACGATATTGATCAGCAGCAGATTCCACCGAACAAGCTGCTCACCAATGAACTGGTCGGCTCAGCTCAGGTGCTGGGTGTTGATGTAACCAAACTTCAGTCGTACATTCAGAAACGGTTTGAAGAAGATGCCGCGTCCTCAGAGACCCCATCATCAGAGGAAGAGAACTAA
- a CDS encoding undecaprenyl-diphosphatase: protein MNQSLFNWINQYADQIPFLDWFMITSSEYAVWVMIALLVIVWFLGDPSKQRIVFYACVASIVALVLAKWGISPAVGHPRPFVEGTVHQLIAHVPDPSFPSKHASFVFALAAASFFIGRRFGLWMLLLAVLTGVSRVYVGVHYPGDILGGFILGSLLSVVLITTRNYTKSIPDFFINIHRRVFQ from the coding sequence ATGAATCAATCACTATTTAATTGGATTAATCAGTATGCAGACCAAATACCGTTTCTGGACTGGTTTATGATCACATCATCCGAGTATGCGGTTTGGGTCATGATCGCACTGCTCGTTATCGTATGGTTTCTCGGCGATCCATCGAAACAACGAATTGTTTTTTATGCCTGTGTGGCTTCCATTGTAGCGCTAGTTCTGGCTAAATGGGGGATATCACCAGCGGTCGGTCATCCAAGACCTTTTGTGGAAGGGACCGTGCATCAGCTGATTGCTCATGTACCTGATCCTTCTTTTCCAAGTAAACACGCTTCCTTTGTATTTGCTCTAGCGGCTGCTTCATTCTTTATTGGACGTCGCTTCGGGTTATGGATGTTGTTACTCGCTGTGTTGACAGGGGTGTCGCGGGTATATGTTGGTGTACATTATCCAGGAGATATTCTGGGAGGATTCATTCTCGGAAGTCTGCTTAGTGTGGTTCTGATTACAACACGCAATTATACCAAGTCGATTCCCGACTTTTTCATTAACATACACCGACGTGTTTTCCAGTAA